The Lutra lutra chromosome 7, mLutLut1.2, whole genome shotgun sequence genome segment GATTAGATTTAGGTTAAATATTTTGGTCATAATACTCTATGCCAAATGCCAAATATCTTAAATTGAGTTGCATTAGGAAGCATATGAGTTTAGTGATTTAGTAGCTTTGGTTAACTGGATAGTTTGGTGTCACGGGGGCCATGCAGACAGGAAGGGTATGGATACCCCAGTATGCTCCTTGCAGCCTGACATCATTGCCATTGGGTGGTGAGATCAGCTCAGATCTTCTTATCTGTGGGATAGAAAATAAATCACTTCTTTTTTGTAGgattcagtttccttctcttaaAAGGAGCAACAGAACTGGATGATTTCGAAGGCTTCCAGTTTAAAATGTCATGATTCCATGAATTGTACTGACATGTGCGGGAGGTGTGCAGAGAAAAGCTGTAAATGGGAAACCTTAAGTAGGAGATGGCAGTTAGAGGAGGTTAGGTCACAGCCATTCCTGAATGTGGTGCCATTTTCTGATTAAAACTGGAATAACAAAATGACTGAAGCCAGTGGCTTTTACTATGGCAAAggaaataactttattttgttCACAATACAAACTTATATAAATTGCACATTGGTCTTTGCAGTTTGTTTTTTGCCCCCTTTTAGCAAATGCTGTCTATAGCATCTACTCAGCTTGATCCATCAAGGCTCTTTTTCTAATTGacctagataaaaaaaaaaaaaaaaaaaaaaacgaaaaactaAAGCAATGGTTATCGCAGTGTCTTTAGGCCACTAACATGAGAATATGCAGGATGCttcaaaatataaagatacaaatttcTAGGGTCTCCatccagacctactgagtcagaatcttcGGGGGTGTGTCCCTGaatcctgcatttttttttttttttgaatcctgcattttaacaagcaccCCATGGTATTCTTTTGCACACCACAGTTTGGCCTGTGGCCTTGGGTGGTGGGCCCAAGCTGGGGGTGTGAAGCTGGGATCGTGCCTGGCAATTTGCAACACTCTGGATTCCCCTCTGCTTCTTCTTGCAGTGCACCGAGCAGCCCTGGCCTGTGGCAGTGAGTTCTTTGGCGCCATGCTCCTGAGTGGGATGAGGGAATCCCAGGGCACAGAGGTGTCTCTGCATACCATCTCTGCCCAGGACCTGAGACTCCTCATTTCTTTCGCCTACTCTGGTGCCGTGCGGGCAAGGTGGCCAGGACTACTGAGAGCTGCCCAGGCTGCTCTGCAGTACCAGAGCTCTTCTTGCCTTGCTCTGTGCCAGAGAGCCTTGGCCGGGGGCCTCAGCCCTGCACGCTGCCTGGCCCTGTTCCCCATAGCTGAAGCCCCTGGATTAGAGAGGCTCTGGAGCAAAGCCCGTCACTACCTCCTCACCCACCTGCCTGCTGTGGCTTTGTGCCCCACTTTCCCTTCTTTACCATCTGCCTGCCTGGCCGAGCTCCTGGATAGCGATGAACTACACGTGCAAGAGGAGTTTGAGGCCTTCATGGCTGCATGGCGTTGGTTAGCTGCCAACCCCGAGACCCAGGAGTCAGAGGCCAAGGCCCTGCTTCGATGTGTTCGCTTTGGCCGCATGTCCACCAGGGAGCTGAGGAGGGTACGGGCAGCTGGGCTGCCTCCAGCCCTGTCCCCTGACTTGCTGCATCAGCTCCTGGTGGAGGCTGCAGTTCCGGGTCAAGTGAGGCGGAGGGAGCCTGACCAGGCCCTGGTAGTGATTGGCGGGGATGGGCTCCGATCAGACATGGCCAGAAGACAGCCATCCCGAGGAGTGTGGTGGGCCCGGGCCTTCTGCTGCGGTACAGGATTGGTTCGAACTGTGGATTGGGGacagctccctgccctgcctgccccgGGGCGTTTCCGGCACGGGGCTGCGAGCCTGGCAGGAAGTGAACTCTATGTGTGTGGGGGACAGGATTTCTACAGTCATGCCAACACCCTGGCTTCAACTCTCAGGTATGGGCCCCATTAAAGAGCAGGCCTCAGGGTGGGCAGCTGAGGGAAGTTGTTGGCCCAGCCAACCACAGAGTCCTGGGGTCACTACTCTCACCTCTCATTCCACTGTGTCCAGGTGGGACCCCAGTCAAGAGGACTGGGAGGAGATGGCGCCTTTGTGCCAGGCTCGGAGCTTTTTTCCCCTGGTGGCACTGGATGGACTACTCTATGCCCTGGGCGGCCAGAACGGTGATGTTGCTCTCGACTCTGTGGAGGCGTATAACCCCGAGCTCAATGTCTGGAGGTGAGCAGGGAAGGGTCATTTCTAGACATCAGGGAGAGACTAGGGGACTTGGAAGGGAAGCCAAAGAGGATTTTTGCCTGATCAGGTGCCCTGTTCTCTCTCAGGCCAGCTCCTGCCCTTCCAGCACCATGCTTTGCCCACGCAGCTGCTGTTTTGGAGGGCCGACTGTACGTGAGCGGTGGCTGCAGCGGTGCTGGCCAATACCTGTCCTCCTTGCTGCACTATGACCCCAAGCTGGAGAAGCCAGGGACACTTCTGAGCCCTATGGGCATACCTCGGGCTGGCCATGTCATGGCCGCTCTGGGGGGCCGGCTGTATGTAGCAGGTGGGCTAGGCAAAATGGGGGACCTACTGAGCTTTGAGGCCTATGAGCCAAGGACTGATAGCTGGACTCATCTGGCACCTTTGCCCTCCCCCCATGTGGGGGCTGCAGGTGCAGCTCTGCAGGGGGAGCTCCTTGTGCTGGGGGGCTACAGCCACCGTACTTATGCTCTCTCCCACCTTATCCATGCTTACTGCCCTGGCCTGGGCCGCTGGCTCTGCCTGGGAACTCTACCAAAGCCTCGGGCTGAGATGCCGGCCTGCATCCTGGAGCTGCCCACTGTGCAGCACATAGCTTTAGTTCCCACGCGGCACCAAACCAAACCTGCTGGGtgagtggggagcagcaggggctgagggggtggaggaagggatCAGAAATATCATGAGAGAAGGACACAGATgatggggggagaaggagaaggcttTATTCATGATAGCATTTTATTCTAGCACAGTGTTTCATAACTCACAAACTGCTTTTGTATATATGATCTCTGTTGAGCAAAAGGTAGCTCCAGAACTCCTGGAAAAAGGCTgttggagagggggaggcagcTGAAGGCCTGGATAAGGTGAGGAGGCCCAGGAGCAGCTCTACAAGGTTTAGGGACCCTGACACGATTGTTGGTGGGGCAAGCGTATCTAGTGGGGAAGACAGTTAAGAAGTTCCAGTAGTCAGTGTGTAGGGGCCCCAAGAGGACAGTTAGCAAAAGTGCTGATTCTGACCCATGGGTCAAAATGAAAAACGTGGAAGGGCTACCCCTGAAAGAGTATGAGGAGTGTGGGGAAAAGGACTGTAATTGTCATGCTCTTCCCTTTTTCAGGACTTGCTCCTTTCTACTCTCCAATCCCCGGGACACCTAAACCCTCTTGGCAATATTCTTTCTCAGGTAACTTGCAGGTTCAGTCCAATGTTTCCTCAGCCCACACACTTCAGGCTGCCCCTAAGAGCCTCTTGGCAGAAGTCCTTGTCCCGACCTGGCAACCTGGtgctgcagggagcctgagtTGCCCAGGAGATGAGGCGGGAATGCTGCgtgtggggaagaggaggaggcccaGGCAAAGGAGCCAGGTGTCTATGGTGGGAAAGGGATGGGATGAGGTTTGAGTGGTGGGATGGAAAAAGCCAGAAGCctgactggcttctttccttcctttgaggTGAGTTCAGGGATCAGGAGTGACAACAGGACAGTTGCGGTATGAGGTCCTAAGTTGTGAGAGGaggtggaagagaggaaaagtgagagaCAAAGAGGACTCAGAAAAGTggtttcccccctttctttctctttcctcttgagtttttaagattcatttccctttttttggcCAGGCAAAGTTAAGTCAGatgcttcctttctcccttcctccactatgctctttcttcctttctttttcctttccttttttcttttctttccttttctttcttctttcttttctcttctcccttctcccacatAGTGACCAAtcccctactatgtgccaggcactaaatGAGGCACAAGGACACAGAGATTGGAGAGCTCCTGACCAGCAGGTAGACTTGTGGGTGGACTTAGGAGTAGGGCCACTTATCTCATCCCTCTCTTCGCTCGCTTTTAGAGGTGTGAGAACTCAGACAACAGAGGAGTGAACTCTGCCCAGGGAAAGCTTCTGCTAAGGAAGTCATCATCAAATAGGTGTAGTTTGGATTGGATTTTGAAGACTCCTTGGAAACTCACCAGTCAGAAAAGGGGAAAGGCACTCCAGTCAGAGAAAAGGAGCAGGTGGGACATGTAGTGCCCTGTGTCTCTCTAGCAAAGGGAATGCCAGTATTCCAGAGGGTTCTTTGGAGGCTTCTGCTGCTGTTGCCAGCCCACCCCCTTCTCTGGAGCTTTTCTGAAGATAGTAGTTTGCACTTAATTATATATTCCCTCCATCCACAACTCTCCTAAGTCTTTCCTGTTTGGTATTTCCATTTCTGACCCCTGAGCAGCTCAGGGCAAAGAAGGGCCAGTTCTTTGTATAGGTCAGTTTTCTATTACCATTGTTCATTAAGATTCTCGTGCTCCTAAGGGTGAGATAAAGGACTCTCTCTTGTGCCTTTCTTCATCCTGGCCTGGAGGTGCTTGAcatacttttgtttattttattttattttttttgagatttcattaTTAAGTTCTTTTGCCCCCCTGTATCTCTGGTTTGGAGCATAGATGAACATAAGGAGGGATAAGTagaatatatatgagaaaagggaagaaagactgAAGAAACCAGAAGAAGGATATTGAGGGTTCTGAGAAACTATGAGGATTGAGTCTTTAGGATGAACTTCTGTGAACATATTTTTTGTGGTTTGTAGGCAAAGGCAGACTAAAATAAAGGTTTCATAATTATTGAATGATTCTTGTCTcagtttttctattataaaaatcaTGTAAAAGTCCCATGTAATTTGGCTTCTATCTCCACCACACTATTGAAACCACCTACCCTCGTTGTCACCATGACCTACTTGTCACTTAATAATATAAGGCCATCCTCATTCTCCCTCACCTTTCTGCAGGATTGACTGGCTTGAAAATTGGCTCTTTCCTGAATATTTATCCTCCCCTGGTTCCAGAGAGCACACTCTTCTGGGCCTTATCTTACTTTTCCAATCTGAAGAGGCGGTagaggggatgcctggctggcttagttggagtaacatgtgacccttgatcctggggttgtgagttcaagccccatgttgggtgtagagattacttaaacaaacaaacaaacaaataaatttttaaaaattattaaaaaaaaaaccaaagaggtGGCAGAAAGCTATATTATCCAAAAGGGCATGGCTCCATTCCAGGAAATGCTAACAGCCAAGGATCCAAAAGTATGTGGATAGGGGTAGTTAGTTACAGAAGTCTCTAGCTTTTGCTatttaggattttgtttgtttgttttaaaggtaGGCATCCCACCCAGATGTGtttggagcccgatgcagggtttaaactcatgacccttagatcagGAATTGTATAcctaaccagctgagtcacccaggcaccccctcattaTTAGGTTTTGGGTTGAGGAAAGAGTGAGAAGAGAGATGAAGACCTCTGATTTGTAGCAGGACAGTGGCCAGTGGTCTACTCCTCACTGAGAAAGTCCTGATATAGGGCAGGTAACAGGTTGGGGCCCTAGCCAAGTGGTCTGAGAATCAGTGTAGTATTGCAACCCCAGAAGGGAGATGGAGTGAGAATCAGGAATGGgattcacacactcacacagagtgGGCAATCATGGGAATCCAGGGATTAGGCTACAGTTTGGTGAGTGTGTGGAGGCCCAGGATTCTTACCTTTGGTACATCAGGATTCTTACCTTTGGTACATAATGAGGATTTTAGGTCCCTCCACACTCTTCTTTCAACCTCCGTTGTGGGTAAGGATGAAATTTCTGTATTGCTCCCATCTTTTCAAGACTGACTCAGGACCTGGATAGGACTGGGCATGCGGGCTGATGTTTGGTATCAGTAAATGCATTGGACTACCAGGATCCTTGGTCTCCTGTGCCTCATTCTAGGTGGTCCATGTTCTTCCTTTACCTTGCTTTATGTTCATTTTCCTTGAGAaatcttccctcccctccatgtAAAGTTATAATAATTAACCTGGGTTCtagtctgatttttttcctgccttcctcaccTCTACTTGGATGAACCACCGTCATGACTTCAGATTCATCAGGCTTTGTTGATATTATTAGTTTTGCCGTTTTCCTATACACAACGCTTTGAAATCATTTAAGTTTGTTCTCCTCTTATCTTTCTTCTTTACTTGACTCATCATGTGATTCTGAGCTACTGAAATAGAAACCTAACTGGTTTCTTGTCCCAATGTTTTATCTGTTAGAAACATTACATGTATTATGTCCTGGACACCTGGAAagtttaagaggaagaaaaagtttaaaatgagaaaaaaaaaggaggtgaaaGTGATGTGAAAATCCTAGCAGATACAAAACCAAGTATCCTTATTTGCCCAGAAAGAGCCTGGGCTGAAGAAGCAACAAGGCCAGAAGACTGGAAAACTGCCCAGCAAGATTGCTTAATGGAATCATGGAATGAGGAGATTTTAGAGACCATGTCATTCAAACTTTTCTTTATAAAGTGCAGGAAGCCAAGGTATGTGGCACAGTCTAGGTAATGAAGAGGAAAGCTGTTTATGAGAGCAGTTTCCAGGTGACATATCTGTACATAAGGACCAAGAGGCTGGCTTAGACAAGCGTCACAGTTTGGGGTCTATAGGCAAGAAAGTCCTAACTACTCTTTCAGGGCCTAGACTGCATTCCAAATCTTAGCCAACCCCTGGGATCAAGGGGCTACATGTGGAAGAGTGAGTTTATCATAGTTCCTATTAATACAGgacaaaaaaatacacacacacacacacacacacacacacgtatatacatatGCAGGGATATATGTGTATGTCACTAACAGTGAGATTATAGTCTTTTTTCTCCTCGAAGAGATAGGATGTTTATGATATTATTGTCGCAGCTGGAATTCAAGATACAAAATCTGTATTTCTGattagaataatgaaaaaaaagcaCATCCTGAAAGTGTATGAATTAGAATCAGTAacttgggttcaagccccagaTCAATTGCTGCTTTGGTAATTGTAAGTCCCTTAATCACTTTGAATGACAGAATTTTAGTCCATGAACTAGGGATAATACCTGTACTATGAACATATCATATCACATATCATAGTGCTAGTAGAGTCATGAGCCCCAGAGCTTGGGATAGTCCTAAGGACCTATAGGTACATCTGGAAAAGTATGCCCTGGTAGTCTGTAAACCAAGTTCCAAGGCCACATCCTTTTTGATCAGTGAACTAGATAATGTCAAACAAGATAGTCGGTGTGCTGTATGGTTCCCTGAGACCATAAGTGTCATTCACAGGGTTAAGAGGTATATTCCCAGCTACTCTGGCCTGAAATTGCTCCTAAGATAAGGATGTAGGCTCATCTGGACTCTAGCTAGGGCCAGGGCATTTAGGGGGTTAGGGATCTTCTAGCTCTATACCAGCTTGACTAATCATCAGATAGGCAATTTGAACCCCAGTGCACACTTTTCAAGCAAACTGTCACTGATGAAAACCAACTCTCTCATAACAAAGTAAAAACCACTTGTTTTATAGTACTTGCTATGTTCCAGGCAgtgtgctaaatgctttacatacattatctcatttaaatgtcAATAGAACCCATAAAAAGTGGATGCTATCATTATccacccccactttttaaaaagattttatttatttacttgagagagaaagagagaaagagcatgagaagaaagagggtcagagggagaagcaaactccatgctgagcagggagccggatgcgtatcccctttttacagataaaaaactgaaacttaggggcacctgggtgactcagtgggttaagccactgccttcagctcaggtcctgggattgagccccatatcgggctctctgctcagcagggagcttcctccctaccccccccgccccccccgcctacctctctgcctacttgggatttctgtctgtcaaataaataaataaaatcttttaaaaaacccctgAAACTTAGAGGAGTGACTTTATTTACCTAAGGTTATATTGTTTATAAATGTTGAGTGTGTATTCAAACTCAAGTAGAAGGAATTCAAGcccattttctttctatattttttaagattttatttatttatttgagtgagagagtgagagagacagagagtgcaaaggggaggggcagagggagagagagagagaagcagactccctgctgatacagggctccatccctggaccctgaaattgtgacctgaacccaaggcatatgcttaaccaactgagccatcggGTGCCCAGATCCTGCTTTCTTTAATTATGTCACCTCTCCAATATAGATCCGCCTCTACAGAATGGTGGGCTTTATTTATGAAACTCATTATTGGATACTACAAATGGGAACAATTAAAGGTATAAATGGCACTGGAGGCTTAGAGACATAGTCCTAAGGAGTCTGATATAAAAGTGCTGTAACACATACTAGTTGTGAATTTCAAAGAAGCTCAGCTAGAGCACAAAGCTCTTCCTTCCAGTAGTTTGTCTCATTTGCTAAGATGTGTTGAGCCAGGGATTGTTGCGAGTATAGTATATCAGGTGAAACTTTTCAAACAGAGGACCTTGACTGGCCATTTTACCTTATCAGCAATATCTGATAGTCTTAGTGCAGACTCAAGGACCAGTCTCTTACTCAGTTCAGGGTTTATGAGATCACCttaccttatttttccttctgcagcctaggtcacacagctcatcAACAGCAGAGTATAATTTAGACACAGATCTGTTGGACTCCAGAGTGCACACTTAGTTACTATACTATACCATCTCCACACCCATCTTAGAGTCTCTAATGTGGTGGCCAAGTATTCCACTCCTCCTGAGACTATCCTTATTCCCATATTTGGTTTCATTATTCCCACGAGCCATTAAAAGATTCCCCCAAGTCCACTATTTTTACATCCAAAGTTTA includes the following:
- the KLHL33 gene encoding kelch-like protein 33 isoform X1, with translation MSVSDSAHHPSDPGSVSLPAQKNLLSFPLPDRRTPSWPRSPDEDPGLPPFPLEDTVPRPLAPGNLPSPALSLEEEEEEETEDEDDSAEPEGLRSEEHPSQFFAEAQRLREQRLLLDEEVSVAGRVYGVHRVILAAISSLFRDRLLGGRGPQPPLSLDVTARAWEAVLTFAYEGFLGPAPGGDVLVVAEALGAPRVKAAAQWRCEGAGSAREDGKPPSQVEELRENLRSIELLYKEGVGCDLELEAGGCRLRVHRAALACGSEFFGAMLLSGMRESQGTEVSLHTISAQDLRLLISFAYSGAVRARWPGLLRAAQAALQYQSSSCLALCQRALAGGLSPARCLALFPIAEAPGLERLWSKARHYLLTHLPAVALCPTFPSLPSACLAELLDSDELHVQEEFEAFMAAWRWLAANPETQESEAKALLRCVRFGRMSTRELRRVRAAGLPPALSPDLLHQLLVEAAVPGQVRRREPDQALVVIGGDGLRSDMARRQPSRGVWWARAFCCGTGLVRTVDWGQLPALPAPGRFRHGAASLAGSELYVCGGQDFYSHANTLASTLRWDPSQEDWEEMAPLCQARSFFPLVALDGLLYALGGQNGDVALDSVEAYNPELNVWRPAPALPAPCFAHAAAVLEGRLYVSGGCSGAGQYLSSLLHYDPKLEKPGTLLSPMGIPRAGHVMAALGGRLYVAGGLGKMGDLLSFEAYEPRTDSWTHLAPLPSPHVGAAGAALQGELLVLGGYSHRTYALSHLIHAYCPGLGRWLCLGTLPKPRAEMPACILELPTVQHIALVPTRHQTKPAGTCSFLLSNPRDT
- the KLHL33 gene encoding kelch-like protein 33 isoform X2, yielding MSVSDSAHHPSDPGSVSLPAQKNLLSFPLPDRRTPSWPRSPDEDPGLPPFPLEDTVPRPLAPGNLPSPALSLEEEEEEETEDEDDSAEPEGLRSEEHPSQFFAEAQRLREQRLLLDEEVSVAGRVYGVHRVILAAISSLFRDRLLGGRGPQPPLSLDVTARAWEAVLTFAYEGFLGPAPGGDVLVVAEALGAPRVKAAAQWRCEGAGSAREDGKPPSQVEELRENLRSIELLYKEGVGCDLELEAGGCRLRVHRAALACGSEFFGAMLLSGMRESQGTEVSLHTISAQDLRLLISFAYSGAVRARWPGLLRAAQAALQYQSSSCLALCQRALAGGLSPARCLALFPIAEAPGLERLWSKARHYLLTHLPAVALCPTFPSLPSACLAELLDSDELHVQEEFEAFMAAWRWLAANPETQESEAKALLRCVRFGRMSTRELRRVRAAGLPPALSPDLLHQLLVEAAVPGQVRRREPDQALVVIGGDGLRSDMARRQPSRGVWWARAFCCGTGLVRTVDWGQLPALPAPGRFRHGAASLAGSELYVCGGQDFYSHANTLASTLRWDPSQEDWEEMAPLCQARSFFPLVALDGLLYALGGQNGDVALDSVEAYNPELNVWRPAPALPAPCFAHAAAVLEGRLYVSGGCSGAGQYLSSLLHYDPKLEKPGTLLSPMGIPRAGHVMAALGGRLYVAGGLGKMGDLLSFEAYEPRTDSWTHLAPLPSPHVGAAGAALQGELLVLGGYSHRTYALSHLIHAYCPGLGRWLCLGTLPKPRAEMPACILELPTVQHIALVPTRHQTKPAG